A section of the Vibrio vulnificus CMCP6 genome encodes:
- the rpsB gene encoding 30S ribosomal protein S2 — protein sequence MATVSMRDMLKAGVHFGHQTRYWNPKMKPFIFGARNRVHIINLEKTVPMFNEALAELVKVGEKKGKVLFVGTKRAASEAVKEAAIASNQYYVNNRWLGGMLTNYKTVRQSIKRLKELEVQSTDGTFDKLTKKEALMRTREMEKLEKSLGGIKDMGGLPDALFVIDADHEHIAIKEANNLGIPVFAVVDTNSNPDGVDYIIPGNDDAIRAVQLYLNAAASSLTEGRNKDVAAVAEKDGFVEAE from the coding sequence ATGGCAACTGTATCAATGCGCGATATGCTGAAAGCGGGTGTACACTTCGGTCACCAAACTCGTTACTGGAACCCAAAAATGAAGCCATTCATCTTTGGCGCTCGTAACCGCGTTCACATCATCAACCTAGAAAAAACTGTACCAATGTTCAACGAAGCTCTAGCTGAGCTAGTTAAAGTTGGCGAGAAAAAAGGTAAAGTTCTTTTCGTAGGTACTAAGCGCGCTGCATCTGAAGCTGTTAAAGAAGCTGCAATCGCAAGCAACCAGTACTACGTAAACAACCGTTGGTTGGGTGGTATGCTGACTAACTACAAAACTGTTCGTCAGTCAATCAAACGTCTAAAAGAGCTTGAAGTTCAGTCTACTGACGGTACTTTCGACAAGCTTACTAAGAAAGAAGCTCTAATGCGCACTCGCGAAATGGAGAAGCTAGAGAAGTCTCTTGGTGGTATCAAAGATATGGGTGGTCTTCCAGACGCTCTATTTGTAATCGATGCTGATCACGAGCACATTGCTATCAAAGAAGCGAACAACCTGGGCATTCCAGTATTCGCAGTAGTTGATACAAACTCTAACCCAGACGGCGTTGATTACATCATCCCAGGTAACGATGACGCTATCCGTGCTGTTCAACTATACCTGAACGCAGCGGCTTCTTCTCTAACTGAAGGCCGTAACAAAGACGTTGCAGCTGTAGCTGAGAAAGACGGTTTCGTAGAAGCTGAATAA
- the tsf gene encoding translation elongation factor Ts translates to MAVTAALVKELRERTGAGMMECKKALVETNGDVELAIENMRKSGAAKAAKKAGNVAAEGAIFIKEENGVAVLLEVNCQTDFVAKDGNFTAFAGKVAAEALASKASIEELQAKFEEERVALVAKIGENINIRRVQFVEGTALASYRHGEKIGVVVAGEGDAETLKHIAMHVAASRPEYVNPEDVPADVVAKEREVQVEIAMNEGKPKEIAEKMVEGRMKKFTGEVSLTGQPFVMEPKKSVAEILKERGASVVTFVRLEVGEGIEKAEGLSFAEEVALAQKG, encoded by the coding sequence ATGGCTGTTACTGCTGCTCTAGTAAAAGAACTGCGCGAACGTACTGGCGCAGGTATGATGGAATGTAAGAAGGCGCTTGTTGAAACTAACGGCGACGTTGAACTAGCAATTGAAAACATGCGTAAGTCTGGCGCAGCGAAAGCAGCTAAGAAAGCTGGTAACGTTGCAGCTGAAGGCGCAATCTTCATCAAAGAAGAAAACGGTGTTGCAGTTCTTCTTGAAGTAAACTGTCAGACTGACTTCGTTGCTAAAGACGGTAACTTTACTGCATTCGCTGGCAAAGTTGCAGCTGAAGCATTGGCATCTAAAGCGTCTATCGAAGAGCTACAAGCTAAATTCGAAGAAGAGCGTGTTGCTCTAGTTGCTAAGATCGGTGAAAACATCAACATCCGTCGCGTTCAGTTCGTTGAAGGTACTGCGCTAGCTTCTTACCGTCACGGTGAGAAAATCGGTGTTGTTGTTGCTGGTGAAGGTGATGCTGAAACTCTAAAACACATCGCAATGCACGTTGCGGCTTCTCGCCCAGAATACGTGAACCCAGAAGACGTACCAGCTGACGTTGTAGCGAAAGAGCGTGAAGTTCAAGTAGAAATCGCTATGAACGAAGGTAAGCCAAAAGAAATCGCAGAGAAAATGGTTGAAGGCCGCATGAAGAAATTCACTGGCGAAGTTTCTCTGACTGGTCAACCATTCGTAATGGAACCTAAGAAATCTGTTGCTGAAATCCTTAAAGAGCGTGGCGCTTCTGTTGTTACTTTCGTTCGCCTAGAAGTTGGTGAAGGTATCGAGAAGGCTGAAGGCCTAAGCTTCGCAGAAGAAGTTGCACTGGCTCAAAAAGGTTAA
- the pyrH gene encoding UMP kinase: MTTNPKPAYQRILLKLSGEALQGSEGFGIDPTVLDRMAQEVKELVELGVQVGVVIGGGNLFRGAGLAQAGMNRVVGDHMGMLATVMNGLAMRDALHRAYVNARVMSAIPLNGVCDDYNWADAIRELRQGRVVIFAAGTGNPFFTTDSAACLRGIEIEADVVLKATKVDGVFTADPVANPDAELYDKLSYTDVLEKELKVMDLAAFTLARDHKMPIRVFNMNKPGALRRVVMGEAEGTLITA, translated from the coding sequence ATGACGACTAACCCTAAACCAGCGTATCAACGTATTCTGTTAAAACTGAGTGGCGAAGCTCTGCAAGGCTCAGAAGGTTTTGGTATTGACCCTACTGTACTTGATCGTATGGCTCAGGAAGTAAAAGAATTAGTAGAACTTGGTGTACAAGTTGGTGTGGTTATCGGTGGCGGTAACTTGTTCCGTGGTGCTGGTCTAGCGCAAGCTGGTATGAACCGTGTTGTGGGTGACCACATGGGTATGCTAGCAACGGTAATGAATGGCCTAGCGATGCGCGATGCGCTACACCGTGCTTACGTAAATGCACGCGTGATGTCTGCAATTCCACTTAACGGTGTTTGTGATGACTACAACTGGGCAGACGCCATCCGCGAACTTCGCCAAGGTCGCGTGGTTATTTTTGCCGCAGGTACTGGCAACCCATTCTTCACTACGGATTCTGCTGCTTGCCTACGTGGTATTGAGATTGAAGCGGATGTAGTTCTAAAAGCGACTAAAGTGGATGGCGTATTTACTGCTGACCCGGTAGCCAACCCAGACGCAGAGCTGTATGATAAGCTTTCTTACACCGATGTTCTTGAAAAAGAACTGAAAGTGATGGATTTGGCAGCATTTACATTGGCACGTGACCACAAAATGCCAATCCGCGTATTTAACATGAACAAGCCGGGTGCTTTGCGCCGCGTGGTGATGGGTGAAGCTGAAGGTACGCTAATTACCGCCTAA
- a CDS encoding isoprenyl transferase translates to MQNSQLFTESLPKHIAIIMDGNGRWAKSKGQPRVFGHKKGVSAVRKTIAAASKLNIQAITLFAFSSENWRRPEEEVGLLMELFITVLSSEVKKLHKNNLRLRIIGDTSRFSERLQKKIVEAQELTASNTGMVINVAANYGGKWDITQAVQKVAQQVALGDLSAEDITEDDIAKHLTMSDLPEVDLLIRTSGECRISNFMLWQMAYAEMYFTPVFWPDFGEESLIEAITWFVNRERRFGCTGEQIKALMSAQ, encoded by the coding sequence ATGCAAAATTCTCAACTCTTCACCGAATCTCTTCCTAAGCATATTGCCATTATTATGGACGGCAATGGTCGCTGGGCTAAATCTAAGGGTCAACCTCGCGTCTTCGGACATAAAAAAGGGGTTAGCGCCGTTCGTAAAACCATCGCAGCTGCATCGAAACTGAATATCCAAGCCATTACGTTGTTTGCTTTTAGTAGTGAAAACTGGCGTCGTCCTGAAGAGGAAGTCGGATTGTTGATGGAACTTTTCATCACCGTACTGTCTAGCGAAGTGAAGAAGTTACATAAGAATAACCTGCGTTTACGCATCATCGGTGATACCTCACGTTTTAGCGAACGTTTGCAAAAAAAGATTGTAGAAGCACAAGAGCTAACAGCAAGTAACACGGGTATGGTGATTAATGTTGCTGCTAACTACGGTGGCAAATGGGATATCACTCAGGCCGTACAAAAAGTGGCGCAGCAAGTGGCACTTGGTGATCTGTCGGCTGAGGACATTACGGAAGACGACATTGCTAAGCATCTGACCATGTCAGATCTGCCAGAAGTGGACCTGCTCATTCGCACGAGTGGAGAATGCCGCATTAGTAATTTTATGTTGTGGCAAATGGCCTATGCTGAAATGTACTTTACTCCTGTATTCTGGCCCGATTTTGGTGAAGAAAGCCTGATTGAGGCGATCACATGGTTTGTAAATCGCGAGCGCCGTTTTGGTTGTACTGGCGAGCAAATCAAGGCCCTGATGAGTGCTCAATAA
- a CDS encoding phosphatidate cytidylyltransferase, producing the protein MKQRIITALILAPLVILGIFELSLPLFIAALTAVTFLGFWEWTQFVEAKSRIKAMLPAVVVTIGSFFWIEADSASLNQIGLPHYLMLAAGSIWWLYASALAITYPKSTQSWQGHKPLRHLFGLLTLIPFMWSVILLRAVDIESAPYFGAKLVMFVCLLVWAADSGAYFAGKTLGKRKMAPKVSPNKTIEGLIGGVITAIIVGWFFSGWFDIPFSSPLHMVLITLATVVISVLGDLVESMFKRESGIKDSSNIIPGHGGILDRIDSLTAAFPIFALLYFLF; encoded by the coding sequence TTGAAACAAAGAATAATTACTGCACTAATTCTTGCACCTTTGGTAATCCTGGGGATTTTTGAATTATCTCTACCACTTTTTATCGCAGCGCTTACAGCCGTGACTTTTTTGGGCTTTTGGGAGTGGACTCAATTTGTTGAGGCAAAGTCTCGTATCAAAGCCATGCTGCCAGCGGTTGTTGTGACGATCGGCAGTTTTTTCTGGATTGAAGCCGATTCTGCCAGTCTGAATCAAATTGGCCTGCCGCACTATCTCATGCTAGCAGCAGGCAGTATCTGGTGGCTCTATGCCAGTGCTTTGGCCATCACTTATCCTAAATCCACACAGAGTTGGCAAGGTCACAAACCTCTACGTCACCTTTTTGGCTTGCTTACCCTTATTCCTTTCATGTGGAGCGTGATTTTATTACGCGCCGTTGATATTGAAAGCGCCCCTTATTTTGGTGCAAAACTGGTGATGTTTGTGTGTCTCTTAGTTTGGGCAGCAGACAGCGGTGCCTATTTCGCGGGTAAAACTTTGGGTAAGCGTAAAATGGCACCTAAAGTGAGTCCAAACAAAACCATCGAAGGCCTTATTGGTGGCGTTATTACTGCCATTATTGTTGGTTGGTTCTTCTCTGGTTGGTTTGACATTCCATTCTCTAGCCCACTACACATGGTTTTGATTACGCTTGCCACCGTGGTTATTTCGGTGCTTGGGGACCTTGTCGAAAGTATGTTTAAGCGAGAGTCGGGCATCAAAGACAGCAGTAATATCATTCCAGGTCATGGCGGTATCCTTGACCGAATCGATAGCCTTACTGCCGCATTTCCGATTTTTGCTCTTCTTTATTTCTTGTTCTGA
- the ispC gene encoding 1-deoxy-D-xylulose-5-phosphate reductoisomerase codes for MQKLTILGATGSIGASTLKVIEQNPDKFSVVALAADSNVEKMQQLCQRWQPEYAVMANKEAALRLKMALAVLAPNTQVLGGQEALCYVATLEQVDSVMAAIVGAAGLVPTMAAVKAGKRILLANKEALVMSGQLFIDEVEKSGAQLLPVDSEHNAIFQCLPQTVQGNLGRCDLASQGVSHILLTGSGGPFRYTDVAELEAVTPEQAIAHPNWSMGPKISVDSATMMNKGLEYIEAKWLFNASRDQLKVIIHPQSVIHSMVQYLDGSVLAQMGEPDMATPIALTLSYPERVKAGVKPLDFTQVGELTFLQPDFERYPCLALAIEACYLGQHATTTLNAANEVAVAAFLARQIKFTDIARVNDSVLNQVCKQSLASGLDSLESLLELDRMARTLADEVVRERAQ; via the coding sequence ATGCAAAAGCTAACGATTCTAGGTGCAACAGGCTCAATTGGTGCAAGCACTCTAAAAGTCATTGAACAAAACCCAGATAAGTTTTCTGTGGTTGCCTTGGCTGCAGATTCAAATGTGGAGAAAATGCAGCAACTTTGCCAACGATGGCAGCCGGAATACGCTGTTATGGCCAATAAAGAAGCTGCGCTGCGTCTTAAAATGGCGCTTGCCGTCTTGGCTCCCAACACACAAGTTCTTGGTGGACAAGAAGCACTTTGCTATGTCGCTACGCTTGAGCAGGTAGACAGCGTGATGGCCGCGATTGTTGGAGCGGCAGGTCTAGTCCCTACCATGGCGGCAGTCAAAGCAGGCAAACGTATTTTGCTGGCGAATAAAGAAGCCTTAGTCATGTCTGGGCAACTGTTTATTGATGAAGTCGAAAAATCAGGCGCTCAGTTGTTGCCTGTAGACAGTGAACATAACGCCATTTTTCAATGTTTACCTCAAACCGTTCAGGGCAATCTTGGTCGCTGTGACTTAGCGTCTCAAGGGGTGAGCCATATCCTATTGACCGGTTCTGGTGGGCCGTTTCGTTACACTGATGTGGCCGAATTAGAAGCAGTGACACCAGAGCAGGCGATTGCTCATCCTAACTGGTCTATGGGGCCAAAAATTTCGGTTGATTCTGCGACGATGATGAATAAAGGCTTAGAGTATATCGAAGCCAAATGGTTATTTAATGCCAGCAGAGATCAGCTTAAAGTGATCATTCATCCCCAGTCAGTGATCCATTCGATGGTGCAATATCTCGATGGCTCGGTGTTGGCTCAGATGGGTGAGCCAGACATGGCGACGCCGATTGCGTTAACCCTGTCTTACCCCGAACGCGTTAAAGCGGGTGTGAAACCGTTGGATTTCACACAAGTTGGCGAACTCACTTTCCTACAACCTGATTTTGAACGTTACCCGTGTTTGGCACTAGCGATTGAGGCGTGTTACTTAGGTCAGCATGCGACAACGACGCTTAATGCTGCCAATGAAGTGGCGGTGGCGGCATTTCTTGCTCGCCAAATTAAATTTACAGATATCGCCAGGGTGAATGACTCAGTTTTAAACCAAGTATGTAAACAGTCGTTAGCATCCGGCCTAGATAGCTTGGAAAGCTTATTAGAGCTCGATAGAATGGCAAGAACATTAGCCGATGAAGTTGTTAGAGAGCGTGCACAATGA